The Procambarus clarkii isolate CNS0578487 chromosome 56, FALCON_Pclarkii_2.0, whole genome shotgun sequence genome includes a region encoding these proteins:
- the LOC123747887 gene encoding uncharacterized protein produces MTYDMINDSHGSGLTNQTYDTNKDSLGSGLSNQTYDTNKDSLGSGLSNQTYDTNKDSHGSGLTNQTYDTNKDSHGSGLSNQTYDTNNDSHGSGLSNQTYDTNNDSHGSGLSNQTYDTNNDSHGSGLTNQTYDTNNDSLGSGLTNQTYDSSLVNNNKNGDAHQCCYQFLAGISHSLKVRQV; encoded by the coding sequence ATGACGTACGATATGATCAACGACAGCCACGGCAGCGGACTCACCAACCAGACGTACGATACCAACAAAGACAGCCTAGGCAGCGGACTCAGTAACCAGACGTACGATACCAACAAAGACAGCCTAGGCAGCGGACTCAGTAACCAGACGTACGATACCAACAAAGACAGCCACGGCAGCGGACTCACCAACCAGACGTACGATACCAACAAAGACAGCCACGGCAGCGGACTCAGTAACCAGACGTACGATACCAACAACGACAGCCACGGCAGCGGACTCAGTAACCAAACGTACGATACCAACAACGACAGCCACGGCAGCGGACTCAGTAACCAGACGTACGATACCAACAACGACAGCCACGGCAGCGGACTCACCAACCAGACGTACGATACCAACAACGACAGCCTCGGCAGCGGACTCACGAACCAGACGTACGACTCCTCGCTTgtcaacaataacaaaaatgGCGACGCTCATCAATGTTGTTATCAGTTCCTCGCTGGCATTTCACACAGTTTAAAGGTCAGGCAAGTTTGA